The following coding sequences are from one Lolium rigidum isolate FL_2022 chromosome 6, APGP_CSIRO_Lrig_0.1, whole genome shotgun sequence window:
- the LOC124662032 gene encoding uncharacterized protein LOC124662032, giving the protein MDIKAAKSSPVARDPPSAAAHMDIEAATSFPVARDPPPRPAPETAQLGQAPEKRGWVRWAFLAVVSLLLTGEFAWDAYQVRRSPRKLAFVVVTYDLVVVLCCCLVKQNLLRRDDPAVAPERRRVTVGVWVVSVALAVIVAARVALVIVGWR; this is encoded by the coding sequence ATGGATATCAAAGCGGCGAAGTCCTCCCCGGTGGCGCGAGACCCGCCGTCTGCGGCGGCGCACATGGATATCGAAGCGGCAACGTCCTTCCCGGTGGCGCGAgacccgccgccgcggccggcgcCGGAGACGGCGCAGCTGGGGCAGGCCCCGGAGAAGCGCGGGTGGGTGCGCTGGGCGTTCCTGGCGGTCGTGTCGCTGCTCCTCACCGGCGAGTTCGCGTGGGACGCGTACCAGGTGCGGCGCAGCCCGCGGAAGCTCGCCTTCGTGGTCGTCACCTACGACCTCGTCGTGGTGCTCTGCTGCTGCCTCGTGAAGCAGAACCTCCTGCGGCGCGACGACCCGGCGGTGGCGCCCGAGCGGCGGCGGGTCACGGTCGGCGTGTGGGTGGTCTCGGTGGCGCTCGCCGTCATCGTCGCCGCCCGCGTCGCCTTGGTGATCGTCGGGTGGCGCTGA